The following proteins are encoded in a genomic region of Paenibacillus sp. FSL R7-0273:
- the adhE gene encoding bifunctional acetaldehyde-CoA/alcohol dehydrogenase encodes MAVKNEVAAQVKQTTAEEYIQTLVDKAKKALDAFMELDQEQVNTIVHAMALAGLDKHMYLAKLAVEETGRGVYEDKITKNIFSTEYIWHGIKYDKTVGVIEDNAYENFQKIAEPVGIVMGITPVTNPTSTTMFKALISAKTRNPIIFGFHPSAQECSAAAAKILHDAGVKAGAPENFIQWIELPTMDKTNALMNNPDVALILATGGSAMVKAAYSCGKPALGVGPGNVPAFIEKSADIDQAVTDIILSKTFDNGMICASEQAVIIEEAIFDQVKKKMIANGCYFVNKDEAAKLTNGAMNVEKCAVNPAIVGQSAVKIAEMCGIQVPAGTKILVAEIEGVGTKYPLSAEKLSPVLACYKVKNADQGIERAAEIVEFGGMGHSSAIHSNNEEVIMKFSHRLQTGRILVNSPSTHGAIGDIYNTNIPSLTLGCGSYGRNSVSQNVTAINLINVKRVNRRTVNMQWFKVPDKIYFEKGSTQYLAKMPNITRVAIITDPMMVKLGYVERVEHYLRQRQTPVAIEVFSEVEPDPSTTTVEKGTAMMNRFQPDCIIALGGGSPMDAAKGMWLFYEHPDVDFNNLKQKFMDIRKRVYKYPTLGQKAKFVAIPTTSGTGSEVTSFAVITDKTAGNNTKYPLADYELTPDVAIIDPEFVYSLPRTAVADTGMDVLTHAIEAYVSVMASDYSDGLAIKAIQLVFQYLEKSALQADKVAREKMHNASTLAGMAFANAFLGINHSLAHKWGGQYHTAHGRTNAILMPHVIRYNAKKPTKFASFPKYSHFVADERYAEIARILGLPARTTEEGVTSLINAIRDMNKKLGIEESFSALGFDPKDFESRVDYLADRAFEDQCTTANPKLPLVSELADVYRNAFYGRFDV; translated from the coding sequence ATGGCAGTTAAGAACGAAGTCGCCGCCCAAGTGAAACAAACCACCGCTGAAGAATACATTCAGACTTTGGTGGATAAAGCAAAGAAAGCCCTGGATGCGTTCATGGAACTGGATCAGGAGCAGGTTAACACAATCGTTCATGCAATGGCATTGGCAGGTCTCGACAAACATATGTACCTGGCGAAACTTGCTGTCGAAGAAACAGGCCGCGGAGTATACGAAGACAAAATTACGAAGAACATCTTCTCAACAGAATATATCTGGCACGGAATTAAGTATGACAAAACCGTAGGAGTTATTGAGGATAACGCCTACGAGAATTTCCAGAAAATTGCCGAACCAGTCGGAATTGTAATGGGTATCACACCGGTAACCAACCCAACATCCACCACGATGTTTAAAGCTCTGATTTCCGCTAAGACACGTAACCCTATTATATTCGGTTTCCACCCTTCAGCGCAAGAGTGTAGCGCCGCAGCAGCCAAAATTCTTCATGATGCAGGCGTAAAGGCCGGCGCGCCTGAGAACTTCATCCAATGGATCGAGCTTCCTACCATGGATAAGACAAATGCACTGATGAACAACCCTGACGTTGCACTGATCCTGGCAACAGGCGGATCCGCAATGGTTAAAGCAGCTTACAGCTGCGGCAAGCCGGCTCTCGGCGTAGGCCCTGGTAACGTACCTGCCTTCATTGAGAAAAGTGCTGACATTGACCAGGCTGTAACAGATATTATCCTTTCCAAAACATTCGATAACGGTATGATTTGCGCTTCCGAGCAGGCTGTTATTATTGAAGAAGCTATTTTTGACCAAGTGAAGAAAAAGATGATTGCGAACGGCTGCTACTTCGTCAACAAAGATGAAGCTGCCAAGCTGACTAACGGTGCAATGAATGTAGAAAAGTGCGCAGTTAACCCGGCAATCGTAGGCCAATCCGCTGTGAAGATCGCTGAAATGTGCGGAATTCAGGTTCCGGCCGGCACGAAGATTCTGGTTGCTGAAATCGAAGGCGTAGGCACTAAATATCCGCTGTCCGCTGAGAAGCTGAGCCCGGTTCTGGCTTGCTACAAAGTGAAGAACGCTGATCAGGGTATCGAGCGCGCTGCAGAAATTGTTGAATTCGGCGGCATGGGCCACAGCTCGGCGATCCACTCGAATAATGAAGAAGTAATCATGAAGTTCTCGCACCGCCTGCAGACAGGACGTATTCTGGTGAATTCGCCTTCGACACACGGCGCCATCGGGGACATCTACAATACAAATATCCCTTCGCTCACCCTGGGCTGCGGATCATACGGCCGCAACTCGGTGTCGCAAAACGTTACTGCCATCAATCTGATCAACGTGAAAAGGGTGAACCGTCGTACCGTGAATATGCAATGGTTTAAAGTACCTGACAAGATCTACTTTGAAAAAGGATCCACACAATACCTGGCTAAAATGCCTAACATTACTCGTGTAGCAATCATTACTGACCCTATGATGGTTAAACTGGGTTACGTGGAAAGAGTTGAGCACTACCTGCGCCAGCGCCAGACTCCTGTAGCGATTGAAGTGTTCTCGGAAGTTGAGCCGGATCCATCGACAACTACCGTTGAAAAAGGTACAGCAATGATGAACAGATTCCAGCCGGACTGCATCATCGCACTCGGCGGCGGTTCTCCGATGGATGCTGCCAAAGGCATGTGGCTGTTCTACGAACACCCGGATGTAGACTTCAACAACCTGAAACAGAAATTCATGGATATCCGCAAACGCGTATACAAATATCCTACCCTGGGTCAAAAGGCGAAATTCGTTGCCATTCCGACTACTTCGGGTACCGGTTCAGAAGTAACCTCGTTCGCAGTTATCACTGATAAAACTGCCGGCAACAACACCAAGTATCCGCTGGCTGATTATGAGCTGACTCCAGACGTAGCGATCATTGATCCGGAGTTTGTATACAGCCTGCCAAGAACTGCAGTTGCTGATACAGGTATGGACGTACTGACTCACGCTATTGAAGCTTATGTATCTGTAATGGCAAGCGACTACTCCGACGGTCTGGCAATCAAAGCGATTCAGCTGGTATTCCAGTACCTGGAAAAATCCGCATTGCAGGCAGATAAGGTTGCCCGTGAGAAAATGCACAACGCATCGACACTTGCAGGTATGGCGTTTGCTAACGCATTCCTGGGCATTAACCACAGCTTGGCGCACAAATGGGGCGGACAGTACCACACCGCACACGGCCGCACCAATGCGATCCTGATGCCGCACGTTATCCGTTACAATGCCAAGAAGCCTACGAAGTTCGCTTCGTTCCCTAAATATTCGCACTTTGTAGCTGATGAGCGTTATGCCGAAATTGCTCGCATTCTGGGATTGCCGGCCCGTACTACTGAAGAGGGCGTAACAAGCCTGATCAACGCGATCCGCGACATGAACAAGAAGCTCGGCATCGAAGAATCATTCTCTGCCCTGGGCTTTGATCCTAAGGATTTCGAATCCCGTGTAGATTACCTGGCTGACCGTGCATTTGAAGACCAATGTACAACAGCTAACCCTAAATTGCCGCTGGTAAGTGAGCTGGCTGATGTATACCGCAACGCTTTCTACGGAAGATTTGACGTTTAA
- a CDS encoding ABC transporter substrate-binding protein produces the protein MRKFSSVLAGLLVAGSLLSACGGNNNNNGNAQGNTGGEGTPAPAATAADNSTAATDAPADDITQRKVTIKIHYPTPDLTEMRAQEDDRIKRFQAEYPNVEIIKDDWQYSVSEIGIKMAANEAPTFFNTYATEAKFLVEKGWAADITELWNAYEYKEQINPVLQNQFLIDGKMYGVTQKGYVTTTMINKKMLDDKGVTVPPMDWTWDDMLNTAKGVADAKKGISGIAPMGKGNEAGWNWTNFLFEAGGEIQNVEGGKVVATFNSEAGVKALDFYKKLRWEAEAIPQDWALGWGDAVGAFQQGRTAMVMAGSDGVIEQALNQGGLKPADVLTYPMPAAEKGGKHTGVLGGDYLVINPNASKDEQEMAFRYITFDYFSDKGLEALDAILQQRKADGKYFIPPLLDYYAADSEFGKKTKAVYDKYSDIVYQYNPEIMALLDGKPEAQYNTQDYYATMSNVIQELFSKKGTDSKAQLDAAAKTVQEQFFDTITVE, from the coding sequence ATGCGTAAATTTTCCAGCGTATTAGCAGGTCTCCTTGTGGCAGGTTCGTTGTTATCCGCTTGCGGCGGCAACAATAACAACAACGGAAATGCCCAGGGGAACACAGGAGGGGAAGGGACTCCGGCGCCGGCGGCTACAGCTGCGGATAACAGCACTGCTGCGACAGATGCGCCTGCGGACGATATCACCCAGAGAAAAGTAACAATCAAAATCCATTATCCGACGCCGGACCTGACCGAAATGCGCGCACAGGAAGACGACCGGATCAAACGGTTCCAGGCTGAATATCCGAATGTAGAGATCATCAAGGACGACTGGCAGTACAGTGTCAGCGAAATCGGCATCAAAATGGCAGCCAATGAGGCGCCGACCTTCTTCAACACGTATGCGACGGAAGCCAAATTCCTGGTGGAAAAAGGCTGGGCGGCCGACATCACCGAGCTGTGGAACGCCTATGAGTACAAGGAGCAGATCAATCCGGTGCTGCAGAACCAGTTCCTGATTGACGGCAAAATGTACGGTGTAACCCAAAAGGGCTATGTCACCACTACCATGATCAATAAAAAAATGCTGGATGATAAAGGTGTAACCGTTCCTCCGATGGACTGGACCTGGGATGACATGCTGAATACCGCCAAGGGTGTAGCCGATGCCAAAAAAGGTATTTCCGGCATTGCACCAATGGGTAAAGGCAACGAAGCGGGCTGGAACTGGACTAACTTCCTGTTTGAAGCAGGCGGGGAGATTCAGAACGTGGAGGGCGGCAAGGTTGTAGCTACCTTCAATTCTGAAGCCGGTGTTAAGGCGCTGGATTTCTACAAAAAGCTGAGATGGGAAGCGGAAGCCATTCCGCAGGACTGGGCACTCGGCTGGGGCGATGCGGTCGGCGCATTTCAGCAGGGACGTACAGCGATGGTTATGGCCGGCTCTGACGGTGTAATCGAGCAGGCGCTGAACCAGGGCGGACTCAAGCCGGCGGATGTGCTGACCTATCCGATGCCTGCGGCTGAAAAGGGCGGCAAGCACACCGGTGTACTCGGCGGGGATTATCTCGTAATCAATCCGAACGCCTCCAAGGATGAGCAGGAAATGGCGTTCCGTTACATCACGTTCGATTATTTCTCAGATAAGGGCCTGGAGGCGCTTGATGCAATTCTGCAGCAGCGCAAGGCAGACGGCAAATATTTTATCCCGCCGCTTCTGGACTACTATGCTGCTGATTCTGAGTTCGGCAAGAAAACCAAAGCTGTTTACGACAAATATTCAGACATTGTATATCAATACAATCCGGAGATTATGGCACTGCTTGACGGTAAGCCGGAAGCCCAGTACAACACCCAGGACTACTATGCAACGATGTCCAACGTGATCCAGGAGCTGTTCTCCAAAAAAGGAACGGACTCCAAAGCCCAGCTCGATGCCGCAGCCAAAACGGTACAGGAGCAATTCTTCGATACTATTACAGTTGAGTAG
- a CDS encoding carbohydrate ABC transporter permease, translating into MKSVERGILSEHDLKKTSNKVVYGIMVLCIAVMVFTMMYPILMTMFNGLKSNVEVNSFPPHFFPQEWHFGNLKDAVNYIDLLKYLKNTIYIFAGNMVMTLVVLGMASFSISRMNVPYRKAFYFFFLMTLFIPATSYMIPNFVNLKELGLLNQYAAFWLPAGANTFYFLLLKNFFDGIHPEIFEAARIDGASEPRSFFVIAVPLSVPIFATLAIFIFSTAWNDWFWPSLVMHSEEKYTLATSIYKYVISVKALNTNIKFAILFLVSLPPILVFLIFQKFIMRGVALSAVKG; encoded by the coding sequence ATGAAGAGCGTGGAGAGAGGAATTCTGTCTGAGCATGATCTGAAAAAGACAAGCAACAAGGTTGTCTACGGTATTATGGTGCTGTGCATTGCGGTAATGGTGTTCACGATGATGTATCCGATTCTGATGACAATGTTCAACGGGCTGAAATCGAATGTCGAGGTCAACTCGTTTCCGCCGCATTTTTTCCCGCAGGAGTGGCATTTCGGCAATTTGAAGGATGCGGTGAATTATATTGATCTGCTCAAGTATCTCAAGAACACGATTTATATTTTTGCCGGCAACATGGTTATGACGCTTGTCGTGCTGGGGATGGCCTCATTCAGCATTTCGCGGATGAACGTGCCTTACCGCAAGGCGTTCTACTTCTTTTTCCTGATGACACTGTTTATTCCGGCGACAAGCTATATGATTCCGAACTTCGTCAATCTGAAGGAGCTGGGCCTGCTTAACCAGTATGCGGCTTTTTGGCTGCCGGCGGGAGCGAACACCTTTTATTTTCTGCTGCTGAAAAATTTCTTCGACGGCATTCATCCGGAAATCTTTGAAGCGGCGCGGATCGACGGGGCTTCGGAGCCGAGAAGCTTTTTTGTGATCGCAGTGCCGCTGTCGGTGCCGATTTTTGCTACGCTGGCAATTTTTATTTTCTCCACCGCCTGGAATGACTGGTTCTGGCCGTCACTGGTCATGCATTCCGAGGAAAAATATACGCTGGCGACCTCGATCTACAAATATGTAATCAGCGTCAAGGCGCTCAATACAAACATTAAGTTTGCCATTCTCTTTCTCGTGTCGCTGCCGCCGATACTTGTATTCCTGATCTTCCAGAAGTTTATTATGCGCGGCGTGGCCTTGTCGGCGGTAAAAGGCTAA
- a CDS encoding carbohydrate ABC transporter permease, with translation MFLVPAIVIFIMFMWVPIFKGFLYSFYTVDFVKGNSFVGFENYARALTDPDVLIAIQNTLYYMLLCLVVGFWVPIAFAIAISELRKFGGFVRVAAYLPYVMPAVVLYGLWRWLYDPVGPVNALLGTMGADQIPFLTDSRWSMLSLVFMETWQQFGSGMLIYLAAVLSIPRDWYEAAEIDGAGVWARIRHITLPSLRNLIILMLILQIIATSQGYQSQLALLDGGPNKTTLTYALLIVKYAFTRLDYGTATALGMLMFIVLGGLGILQFRLNKEDN, from the coding sequence ATGTTCCTCGTCCCCGCCATTGTAATTTTCATCATGTTTATGTGGGTGCCTATTTTTAAAGGCTTTCTGTACAGCTTCTATACGGTGGATTTTGTTAAGGGAAACAGCTTCGTCGGATTTGAAAATTATGCGCGGGCACTGACAGACCCAGATGTGCTGATCGCGATCCAAAACACACTATATTACATGCTGCTTTGTCTGGTTGTCGGCTTCTGGGTACCGATTGCCTTCGCCATTGCGATCTCTGAGCTGCGGAAGTTCGGCGGCTTCGTCCGGGTGGCGGCTTATCTGCCTTATGTCATGCCTGCGGTTGTCCTCTACGGGCTGTGGCGGTGGCTGTATGATCCTGTCGGTCCTGTTAATGCGCTGCTTGGGACAATGGGGGCAGATCAGATCCCTTTCCTGACGGACAGCAGGTGGTCGATGCTCTCACTTGTCTTTATGGAGACGTGGCAGCAGTTCGGCTCGGGGATGCTGATCTATCTGGCGGCTGTGCTCAGCATCCCGCGTGACTGGTATGAAGCGGCGGAGATTGACGGAGCCGGGGTGTGGGCGCGGATCCGCCACATTACGCTGCCGTCGCTGCGCAACCTGATCATCCTGATGCTGATTTTGCAGATCATCGCGACCTCTCAGGGCTATCAGTCCCAGCTGGCGCTGCTGGACGGCGGGCCGAACAAGACAACGCTGACCTATGCGCTGCTGATTGTGAAGTATGCTTTTACCAGACTGGATTACGGCACGGCAACGGCGCTTGGCATGCTGATGTTTATCGTTCTTGGCGGTTTGGGCATTTTACAGTTCAGGCTGAATAAGGAGGATAATTAG
- a CDS encoding response regulator, with protein MFNILVVDDEPLICKGLSNLLASSGLDIGNIYTAGSGFEALDCIRMEEVDLLVTDIQMGAMSGIELMQHAKLAKPWVQAIVISAHETFQYAQMAVRLGAKDYLIKPLNSEQFLDSVRNVLLKMDRPSPELAGFMAGAGESFRLEEPLPAYSEVLNSLLTDSAAVMGAEERMRKLDELKLQGPYFAVLKIKLPLPGADSGAPYSLRDRGLLRYGALNIAKELLDQEWDSTAFYSPEEEITVIIQWDEKSYEEAGGGQVSRLDVLGRSLHFNIHKFLHLNAVIGISQILKGLPFMEVLNRQASRAILWNKEHNDHYVFYYGDFNWNSYTGAGEPSAEELHTRSNLIVQKAKEYIDENYAQKGLTIHEVAKKNHVSPNYLSYLFKKNTGHNLWEYVIKLRMEESRELIQHTDLRRYEIAERVGYESPEHFSKIFKKYYGISPSELKK; from the coding sequence ATGTTCAATATTCTGGTTGTGGACGATGAACCGCTTATCTGTAAAGGCCTCAGCAATCTGCTTGCTTCCTCCGGACTGGATATCGGTAATATTTATACGGCAGGCAGCGGCTTCGAGGCACTGGATTGCATCCGGATGGAGGAGGTAGATCTGCTTGTCACCGACATCCAGATGGGGGCGATGAGCGGCATCGAGCTGATGCAGCATGCCAAGCTGGCGAAGCCGTGGGTGCAGGCGATTGTCATTTCGGCCCACGAAACGTTCCAGTATGCCCAGATGGCTGTGAGGCTGGGGGCAAAGGATTACCTGATCAAGCCGCTGAACAGCGAGCAGTTTCTGGATTCTGTGCGGAATGTGCTGCTCAAAATGGACCGTCCTTCGCCCGAGCTCGCCGGCTTCATGGCCGGAGCCGGCGAGAGCTTCCGGCTCGAAGAGCCTCTGCCGGCCTACAGCGAGGTGCTGAACAGCCTTCTTACTGATTCTGCCGCCGTGATGGGCGCCGAAGAGCGGATGCGCAAGCTCGATGAGCTGAAGCTGCAGGGCCCTTACTTTGCTGTGCTCAAGATTAAGCTGCCGCTTCCGGGCGCAGACAGCGGAGCTCCTTACAGTCTGCGTGACCGGGGACTGCTGCGTTACGGCGCGCTTAACATCGCCAAAGAGCTGCTGGATCAGGAATGGGACTCGACAGCCTTTTACTCGCCGGAGGAGGAGATTACCGTAATCATCCAGTGGGACGAAAAAAGCTACGAGGAGGCCGGAGGAGGTCAGGTCAGCAGGCTGGATGTGCTGGGCCGCAGCCTTCATTTTAACATCCACAAATTTCTGCATTTGAACGCGGTCATCGGGATTAGCCAGATTCTCAAGGGATTGCCGTTCATGGAGGTGCTGAACCGCCAGGCGTCACGGGCCATCCTCTGGAATAAGGAGCACAACGACCACTACGTATTCTATTACGGGGACTTTAACTGGAACAGCTATACCGGTGCAGGTGAACCCTCCGCCGAGGAGCTTCACACACGCAGCAACCTGATCGTCCAGAAGGCGAAGGAGTATATCGATGAAAATTACGCCCAGAAGGGCTTAACGATACATGAGGTAGCCAAAAAAAATCACGTTAGCCCCAATTATCTGAGCTATCTGTTCAAAAAAAATACAGGCCACAACCTGTGGGAATATGTAATTAAGCTGCGGATGGAGGAAAGCCGTGAGCTGATTCAGCATACCGATCTGCGCCGCTACGAAATTGCTGAACGGGTCGGGTATGAGTCGCCGGAGCATTTCAGCAAGATTTTCAAAAAATACTACGGCATCAGCCCGAGCGAGCTGAAGAAGTAA
- a CDS encoding cache domain-containing sensor histidine kinase, which translates to MLSALIKPIVRLNVKQQLILLFVIMLTPILVLNSYGNYKAEQVLKRHVTNAYVELNKQNFAIINRDIDTVNKITSTVIQNPFLQQLNMSGLDPIMERVERYETIEKLLGSYSQGAERGDVIYYSLYVYDPNNYYFFAPNFPQVKKAGVYFFTKEEEPFWFRQAVEQKGRGYLMFMDRLSPQAEDLKTLTYVRAVNNIYLGAGTIGVLVVTKMEAKIGESLKSISLPDGEIYLTDMNNRVLASSTSSTGEIIELPDGAEIGDPEGTVDVITDDFIYVVNNNHMLGQKLVYKVPVKALLQQQNEMKRVIQYITVAYALFGLIIITYFWRSLMTPLQKLAFFVRKYEPGNRVPETPKRGSNDEVSVLISSTYDMARRLNGLIMYKYQMELKQKESQLQLLYQQINPHLLYNTLESIYWKSSLEGNVESAEMIKELSKLMKISLSRGRELITLEEELEHAGAYIKLQQHRYDYVFTVTWNIAAETKSNLIPKITLQPLIENAIIHGVKNMEEDGEIIITAAAMEDRVLITIEDNGYKQADYEAITRILKDESPNPASGYGIRNINQRVQLHYGPDYGITYGPRAGGGTVAAVLLPKTEVQE; encoded by the coding sequence GTGTTGTCCGCGCTGATCAAGCCGATTGTCCGGCTGAACGTCAAGCAGCAGCTGATTCTGCTGTTCGTCATTATGCTTACTCCCATTCTGGTTCTCAATAGTTACGGCAATTACAAGGCCGAGCAGGTTCTGAAGCGCCATGTCACCAACGCCTATGTGGAGCTGAACAAGCAGAATTTTGCGATCATCAACCGTGACATCGATACAGTCAATAAAATAACGTCGACGGTAATCCAGAATCCTTTTCTGCAGCAGCTGAATATGAGCGGACTTGATCCCATCATGGAGCGGGTGGAGCGCTACGAAACGATAGAAAAGCTGCTGGGCAGCTACTCGCAGGGTGCGGAGCGCGGGGATGTCATTTATTACTCGCTGTATGTGTATGATCCGAACAATTATTATTTTTTCGCCCCCAATTTTCCGCAGGTGAAGAAGGCGGGCGTTTATTTTTTTACCAAGGAAGAGGAGCCGTTCTGGTTCAGGCAGGCGGTGGAGCAAAAGGGCCGGGGCTACCTGATGTTCATGGACCGGCTCAGTCCGCAGGCTGAGGATCTGAAGACGCTTACCTATGTAAGGGCAGTCAATAACATATACCTCGGTGCGGGAACAATCGGCGTGCTGGTGGTCACCAAAATGGAGGCCAAAATCGGCGAATCACTGAAGTCGATTTCATTGCCGGACGGGGAAATTTACCTGACGGATATGAACAACAGGGTGCTTGCCTCCAGCACCAGCTCCACGGGGGAGATTATTGAGCTGCCGGACGGGGCGGAAATCGGTGATCCGGAAGGAACCGTGGACGTGATTACCGATGACTTCATCTATGTGGTGAACAATAATCATATGCTCGGGCAGAAGCTGGTCTACAAGGTTCCGGTAAAAGCGCTGCTCCAGCAGCAGAACGAGATGAAAAGAGTCATTCAGTACATAACTGTTGCATACGCCTTATTCGGCTTAATCATTATTACGTATTTCTGGCGTTCGCTGATGACACCGCTGCAGAAGCTGGCTTTTTTTGTGCGTAAGTATGAGCCGGGCAACCGGGTGCCGGAAACGCCGAAGCGGGGCAGCAATGACGAGGTCAGCGTGCTGATCTCTTCAACCTATGATATGGCGCGCAGGCTGAACGGCCTGATTATGTACAAATACCAGATGGAGCTGAAGCAGAAGGAGTCACAGCTGCAGCTGCTGTATCAGCAGATCAATCCGCATCTTTTGTATAACACCCTGGAGAGTATTTATTGGAAAAGCTCGCTGGAAGGCAACGTCGAATCCGCGGAAATGATTAAGGAGCTGTCCAAGCTGATGAAGATCAGTCTGAGCCGCGGCCGGGAGCTGATTACGCTGGAGGAGGAGCTGGAGCATGCCGGCGCCTATATCAAGCTGCAGCAGCACCGCTACGATTACGTGTTCACAGTGACCTGGAACATTGCAGCGGAAACCAAAAGCAATCTGATTCCCAAAATCACCCTCCAGCCCCTGATCGAAAACGCCATTATCCACGGGGTCAAAAATATGGAGGAGGACGGGGAGATTATCATCACTGCTGCCGCTATGGAGGATAGAGTGCTGATTACAATAGAAGACAATGGCTATAAGCAGGCTGACTATGAGGCGATTACACGGATACTGAAAGATGAGAGCCCGAATCCGGCCAGCGGCTACGGCATCCGCAATATTAACCAGCGGGTGCAGCTGCATTATGGCCCGGATTACGGCATCACCTACGGTCCGCGTGCCGGAGGGGGAACGGTTGCGGCTGTTCTGCTGCCCAAAACAGAAGTTCAAGAATAG